The sequence below is a genomic window from Sorangiineae bacterium MSr12523.
CCGCCGATGCGCTACGACGAGCGGGACTACGACGACTATTTGCAAAAGAACAAATGGAAAATGGAGCCTGACCGGAGTGGCGAGATCGGTCTCGCGGACGTGCTCGACTGGTTGTCCGACTAGGCTCGACCCGTTTACGGGACCGACGCGTCATCCGTGAGCTGGCGCGTTTGGCTGCTCGCAATCTCGCGACGTCGCGAGCGCGGCCGCTGGCGGTCATTTCGACGAGCGGTTAGCATTCTCGTATCATGTCAGACGAAAAGAACCGCGCTCCGGTCATTCGGCCTGCGGGCGCAGGCCGCGCGTATGCGATGGGACCCGTGCACGCCGTCTTCAAGGCGGATGGTGAGGAGACGCGCGGGCAATATTCGATTTCGGAATGGTGGCTCGAGCCCTATACGCGCGGCCCAGGCGCGCACATGCACGAGGAAGACGACGTCTTCTTCGTGATCGAGGGGACGATGAGCTTTTTCGTCGGTGGTGCGTGGATCGATGCGCCCAAGGGCTCCTTGGTGATCGCGCCCGGGGGCACGCCGCACGATTTCGAGAACCGCACCGGCGAGCGGGCGGGCGCGCTCAACTTCTCGGTGCCCGGAGACTTCGAGCCCCACATGGAGGGTATCGCCGAGTGGTTCCGTGCGCGTTCCGCCGCCGAGTCCCGCACGGAGAACGCGCCCTCGGACACGTGAAGGCCTCGGCTGCGGAGCGCGCGAAGTTTAGCGCGTTGCGTGCGCGGCCAAGATGCTCGCCACGGCGCACGACACCTTTTTCGCCGTGGGGAGGTGCAGGAACTCGTTCGGGCCGTGCGCATTCGATTGCGGACCGAGCACGCCCGTAATGACGAATTGCGCCTTTGGGAATTTCTCGCCGAGCATGGCCATGAACGGGATCGTTCCGCCTTCGCCCATGGCAAGGGAAGGCTTACCGAAGAACGCGAGGGAGGCCTCGTCCATGGCATGCGTCAGCCACGGGGCGGTTTCGGGAGCGCTCCACCCCGATGCGCCGGATTCGGCCTCGAGGCGCACCTGTGCGCCGTACGGCGGATCGCGTTCGAGTTCACTTCGCAGCGCACGCAGTGCCGATGTAGGGTCGACCCGCGGTGGAATCCGCATCGAGAGTTTGAGCTGCGTGACGGGCCGCAACACATTGCCCGCGTTTTCGAGCGGGGGCAGCCCGGCCGCACCCGTGACGCTCAACGCCGGGGCCCACGTATGGGCCAGCAACGCCTCCGCGCGGTCGTTGGTGACGGCATGCGCACCTTCCGCCCACGGAAATTGCGTCCACACCTCGTCGCCGAGCACGTTGGCTACGGCCTCGGCTTGCGCACGTCGGGCCTGCGGGATTTCCGTGTAGAGTGCATCGAGTAGCACGCGGCCGGTCTTTTCGTCCTCGATGCGCGACAGGAGTTGCCGGGCGATGCGAAACGTCGAAGGGACGATGCCGCTCGCGCTGCCCGAATGGACACCCTCGGTCAGCACCCGGACGGTCAACGTGCCGCCAATGTATCCGCGCAGCGACGTGGTGGACCAGAGCTGCTCGTAATTGCCGCAGCCCGAGTCGAGGCAGATGACGAGACTCGGCTGGCCGATGCGATTGCCCAGGGTCTCGATGTAGGCGGGCAGATCGTGGCTGCCACTCTCCTCCGAGGCCTCGATCACCACGACGCAGCGCGCGTGCGGGACCTTTTGTTCGCTGAGCAAACGAAGCGCCGTGAGCGCGGCAAAACTCGAGTAGCCGTCATCTGCACCGCCGCGGCCGTAGAGGCGGTCGCCTTCTCGCACGGGAGTCCACGGACCGAGTCCCTCGCGCCAGCCGGTGAACTCCGGCTGCTTGTCGAGGTGACCGTAGAGAAGGACCGTGTCCTCGATGCCCTCGGCCTTGCCTTGGCTTTGGTCTGCGGACGCCGGGATTTCCATGAAGATGAGCGGCGTGCGGTTCGGCAGGCGCAGGACCTCCACGCGAAGTCCCGGAATCGGCTGCGCGCGACACCACCGCTCGATGAGCGCGACCGCCCGTTCCATGTGGCCATGCTCGTTCCACGCGGGGTCGAACGAGGGCGACTTGTTCGGGATCCGGATGTACTCGGTCAATTGCGGGACGATTTCGTCCTCCCAGATGCGCTCGGCAGAATCGCGGGCATGTTCGACGTTCAGCATGGACATGCGATAGCACGACCTCCACCAAACGAGGAGCGCATCGACGTCGCCGTCGAGCCAAACCGCCGGTGCCATGACCTTGTCCAAATGCACGGTGGCCGCCCGACCAAAGTAGCAAACGCTCACATCTCGCGCAAAATGCCATCCATGGCGACGCGCACCGTTTCCGCAAGGCTCGCGCGCTGAACGCGGGCCTGGGTGCCGCGGGCGATGCATTCGAACGTCTCGTCATGAAAGGGCAATATGAAATGATGCATCGATCGCCAATGGTCAGCGTCGAATCGAGCGTGAACCCGGTTGATGGTTTCCAATTCCCGCAACCACGGGGAGTTTTCCACGATTTGTGGTGCGTAGAAATCGAGACCTTTGCCGAAGAGGGGATGGCCATGAAGGACTTCGTCGTTTGGGCTGCCCATCTTGAATATGGCGCAGCCCAGAAAGTCGAGAACGACGACGGGGGCTAGGTCGGAGAGGTCTCGCACGTGTGCCCAGGTACCGTCCCACGTCGGATCATTCGCACGGCCGTAATAGACCAATGTGATGTTGCGACCGGAGGAGAGAAGGTGCGGGACGGGGGCGCCTGCGTCCCAGGTGGGGATGGCGTTGTATGGCTGCGCGTATGCTTCACCGCGCGCGGCGGCGCGTTTGCGTTCAGCTTCCAGGTTGGCGACCGTCATGCTCCGCCATCGTAGCTCGGTGACGATCTTCGGCGCGGTTCAGCTTTTGCTCGAGGTCGCTGGGGATGGCACGCCTGCGAAAGCTTGCGCAATGCGAGGTGGGGCCGCCGGACGGCGGTACATGCGCTCCATGTAATCGCGAAGGCGAGGGTACGTGTCGAGCAGTTGCACCTCGTTGGCCCAGTCCAGGGTGTATGCCAAGACGAAGTCTGCCACGGTGACGTGGGAGCCTGCGACGAATGCACGAGACGCCATGTGCTCGTCGAGGACGGCAGCCATGGCCTTGAAGTCGTCGCCGGCGTTGCTGATTTCCGCGGCGATGCGCTTCTCGGGCGGATAGAGAACGCGATGCTTCGAGATGCGCCACAGCGGCTGCTCGAGCTCCGTCGCGGTGAAAAGAAGCCAACGATGCACCTCGGCTCGCTCCCGCAACTCGACGGGCAAGAAGCCCTTCTCCGGGTGCTTCTCCGCAAGATAGAGCACGATGGCCACGGACTCGGTCAGGACGAGATCGCCGTCGGCCAGGACCGGTACCTTCGCGGCGGGGTTGAGCTCCAAGAACTCGGGTCGCCGGGCCTCGCCGCTTCGGAGGTCCACGTTCACGTACTCGAACTCGAGCCCGAGTTCGCGGAGCATCCACAGGACGCGGATCGAACGAGTCGGGGCAAAGCCATACAATTTGAGCATGCCTGCCGTAGTACAGCGGCACGCGAGAAGCATCAACGCGGTCGTCGAAACGCGCTAGGCATGCGTCCGCCACCCACCCATGCACCGGTCGAGGATGTGCTGCCAAGGCAACAGGTTATGGCAGGCGGGTACAAGCGGCTAGTGCGCGCGCGCCCATCCGAATTCGTGCCGTAAGTCCATGTCCATCGAGTCGGTCGTCAGATGCCATTTTCAATGTACGACGTCCACGACGGAATCTGCGACGTCGCCGGCCGCGGTGTACTTCGTCAAGCCGCACCGCCAAAAACAAGCGTCGAAGGCCCCGAATCGGCCGTATCTCGACTCTCGAAATGTGCCAGCGATGAAGGGAGAACGGGATGGGCACATTCGGCGTCATACGGGAGGGGGATTGCCGCACGACGAGAGCCGCTCGTTGATCGAATATTGCAATCACGATCGCCGAGGGCAACTCGATCAGGATCGACACCGGGGGGGACATGAGATTCAACAGGACTGCTACTGGGCTGACCTTGGTCATCTTCGCCGCAGGGTGTAGTGCGGCGCTGGACGAGCAGGTGGATGAGCAATCGGCTGCCGCTAGGAAATTGTACAAGGATGTGACGGCGGATTCGATCGGGAAATCTGCGACGGTCTCGCCGAGCAAAATCGATCTCAGTTTCAGGAACCCGTTCTTTCATGACTTCGGGAGCAACGGGCGCACGTGCGGCACGTGCCATCAAGAGGCCTTCGGGTGGAGCATCACGCCCGAATTCGCCCAGAGCCGCCCGGTGGACGATGAGCTGTTCGCGTTCGACGGGTCGGATTGCTTGGCTCCCGGGGAGTCGAACCCGGATCCCGAGCTGAACTCCACGGCTATGCTTTCGAAAGCCCTCATTCGTGTCGACATCGGCATTCCTGCAACGGCCGATTTCACGCTCGTTGGATACACCGATCCTCTCCACTGTCCGACGGCGCCCAGCGCGGCAGGGCTCCGCATGTACCGGCGTCCGCTTCCCTCGGCGAACACCGCATTTCTGTCGACGGTCATGTGGGACGGGCGGGAAAATACGCATCCACCCAACAACACGGTTGACCTGATTGAATCCAATCTCGCAACACAGGCGAACGACGCGACCCGCGGCCACGCGCAAGGTGAATCCGATCTGCCGGACGGCACTCCGGAGCGCATCGTGAAGTTCGAGACGAACCTCTTCAACGCGCAACAGGAGGTTCATCGTTTGAAGCTGGACTCCCGCCAGGGCCATGGGGGCGCGGAGTTCCTCTACACCGATACGCTGCCCAATTTTTACATTGGCATCAACGACGTGCTCAATTGCGCAATCCCCAATTCGTGCGAACCCGGTTACACTGCAACGTTCACGAACGTGGTCTTTACGTTGTTCCAAGAGTGGGAGAAGCATCCCCCGCGCGATCGCCGGGCCGCGGCCATCGCTCGCGGTGAAGCGATCTTCAACAACAAGTCGTTTCCCATCGACAACGTGGCCGGTCTCAACGGACCCAACGACACCCTGGGGGTCCCATCGCCGTTGACCGGTTTCTGTGGCTCATGCCACGATTCGCCGAACGTTGGGAATCACTCGACATCGCTACCGATCGATATCGGTCTCGTGGTGCCGTCGCCGGTGGGTGGACTCGATGTTTCCGGCCTGCCGACGTACACCTTCATGGAAACGAGCTCTGGACGGACGGTCACGGTCACCGATCCCGGGCGAGGCCTGATAACCGGCAAATTCAACGACATCGGGAAGACCAAAGGACCCATACTTCGCGGCCTGGCGACGCGGGCGCCGTACTTTCACAACGGTTCGGCGAAAGACCTGAACGCCGTCGTTCGATTCTACGACGAGCGATTCCACATCGGCTTCACCGATCAAGAAAAGGACGACCTCGTCGCCTTCTTGCAAGCTCTGTGAAGACGGCGCCCCACGCACGATCGATATCGAGGAAAGCGCGCTAGTGCGAATCGAGAAAGTCGAGCACCGCCGTTTTGTATTCAATATGAAACGGCGCGTTCTCGATGAGGGGGATATGCCCTCCGCCGGAGATCCAGACCAGCTTGGCGTTGCCGCCCCCGCGTGTGCCGTACGCTGCTCGTAGATCTTCGGGATCCGTCGCCGCCGGAATGGTGTCCAGGGTGCCTTGAACGATGAGCCCCGGCACCTTGGCGCGCGTCGGATCGAACCATGGAAGCCCATAGGCCGGCCGGAGCACGGTCATCACGGGGTAAGGGCCCGGTTGGGTCGCGAGGATCTCATCGGCGACCGGCGCCGGCGAGCGTGTTACGATATTGATGGAATAGAACGAAGGCGTCGTCGGCAGATAGCCATTCGGCTGGCCTTCGAGAAATGCAATGAAGGCAGGATCGAGGAATACCTTTTTGAAAAACTCGCTCGGCGTTCGGTACAGCATCGACGACAGCACGCAGGTGCGCGTTCGGGTGGCGTCCTCGCATAGTTCGCTGGCCACTGCTCCGCCGATGGACTGGCCGTGCACGTCGACGCGGGCCACGCCACGAAGACGGCGCACGGCTTCGAGCACCCTACGGCCCTCGTCGACGAGGAACTCGTGCGTCACCGAGCGCCCATCGGGAGGGGAGGTGCTCTCGCCGCTGCCCTCGTAGTCGATCGCGAAGGCGAAGAATCCCGCCTGCGCCAGATCGCTCTGGAACGAGTAGCCGTCGGTGTGCAAATCGTAGAAGCTCGCCTTCACGATGGGGCCGGGGAGCATCAAGACCGCGCGCCGCGGATACCGAAGCCAACTCCGCAAGGTGAACTTCTCCGTCATGTGCACCTTGCGCCCTGGCCCCACGGGGACGAAATGCTCGAGCGTGTACACGGCATCGAGATCCGTTTGGGATGCGTGGGGCCCCTCGCTCTCGGCGGCTGCGGGGCGTGCGTCCGCAAGAAAAGCGATGCATGCCCACAGGATCATCAAGCAGATTCGCATTCGCAACATGGGTGTGTCTCTTTCTCGCCGGCGCCCGGCGCTGGCTAGTTCGACGTTGCGGGTTGTTCGGGATAGGGGCCCAAGGCCACGTTCCCAATTCGCATGATCAAAGCGCTCGCCGTGGAGGAGCTTCCCACGGAGTACAAGCCCACCACGTCTCCCGGGTGGATGCGCCCCTCGTGGAGGGCGTGGTAAAGCGTCGCGGGCATCAGCGCGGCGCCGATGTTCGCATATCGAGGGTACACGCTATGGTAGCGCCCTTCTTCGACGCCGAGCACGCGGGCGCAAAAGTCCGCATACCACGCATTCGGCGTATTGAAGACCCAGAAATCGACGTCGCGCACCGACGAAGAGGCCATCGATAGCGCACCGTCGACGCACGCGCGCAAGTAAGGTTCCGCCGTGTCGCGCGCCATCGCCCCCGCGTTCTCGTTGGCGCTCGTGCAAAGTCGCGTGCGGCCGTCCCCGCCCGCCTTCGGATCGAGGACGGCGTGGATCACGAACATGTCGTTCGTTCCAATCGAATTGATCGTCTTCCACCCAAGAACGCCGAATTCCGAATCAGCAGCCGACGCGCTCGAGCGTTCCACGAGCAGCGCGCCCGCGCCATCGCCAACGAACCATCCGAGCGAGTCGTCGTCGACGACCTGCACCGAGTTCGACGTGGAAACCACGACGAGGACGCGCTTGTAAGCGTCGCTGGCGACGAGGCTTGCGGCCATTTGGAGCCCTACGACGGAGCTCGAACACGCCGTTTCGAAGTTGAGTGCGGGCGCGCGAAGCTGCAACTCCTTCGCAAGATACGCCGCGTTGCCGACGCCGAACCGATCGCCGACGAAGGAGCTCACCAACACGAGGTCCACGTCGTCGGACGTGATTTTGGCGGCATCGAGCGCCCCGCGCGCGGCCCTGAGTTCCATCGCGAGCGCAGGTTCTCCCGGCGCACGAAGCCGCCGCTCCACCGCACCGCGAAACGGATCGGCGAGATACGGCGCCATCGTCAGGTCGAAGGCCGTTGGCGCAGCCGCAGCTTCGCCTTTTCCCCAAACCTTGGCCAATGAGAACTGTTCGGCATGGGCCACCATTTCGGGGTGTGCTGTCCGGAAATGGTCATTCGTTCGCAGAATACTGGGAAACGAAATGGCGAGCGAACGGAGCCCTGCACCGAGCTTTGAATGCGGCATGATGATCTTCCTTTGCTGGCCAACTTGAAATCGACTGACTTCACCGGGAAGTTGCTTGTCAATTTGCAGGCCAACGCACTTCATCGAAGAATGTGCGATGTGTGCAACGTCTCGATGTTGCATCGTGCAACACCCACGCTGCAACCAAAGGAGGGACCTTCACGGTCAAGTCGGCTGAAGCGTGCCGTGAAGCCGCATCGTCTCAAACGCGAGGCATGGGCCCCGTGTCGATCTATGGATCCACGTCGGAGGTGCAACCGTTGTTTCCAAACGACGTATCCATTCCGCCAAAATCGTTGCAATCGACAAGGGGCTTGGGTGGTGCGCACCAAGGGCGGCCGCCCCGCGAATCGGTGCACGTGGTGTTGTCCTTGCCGAACACTTCCATGAGCCGTACGCACTTGCAGTGATAAAGGAGGCCTTGGCAATCCTCGTCGTCGATGCATGCACCGTCCCGCTGGCCGGCGGCGGAGCCGTCACGATCGACGTCCGATGATTTCGAGTTCGACGCGCCACACGCCACGGACAGTGCAATCAGGGGGATCGACCAAACTGCGTATTTGAACATCGAGTCTTCATATACACCCATTTGGAATTGCAACTATGAATTGCATCTTGCGCAAACCTTGCTCAATGTGAGCATCTCCCGCGCACGGCCATCGCCGATGGGCGAATCGACAATGGGAAAAGATTGCAACCTTAATCGTTCGGCGCGAACCAGAACTGGGGCACGGTTTCGTTGCCCAAATGTAGCGCTGCGTCATCGAGCAGGCGTTTTCGCAGGCCCACCACCAACGCGGCATTTGGCGCCTCCTTCGGGGCGTCGGCGGGAGACCGAATCGCGGTAGGCCTCTCCCTCTGTAGAAATACGGCTCCGCGATACGACCGATGAATCGGGGGCGCCGAATGCGAGGGCGCCAAGATTATTTCGGTGGACCCTGCGCGACGAATCTCGATAATTGCGCACTTGTTGAATCGGCGAAGCCCACTTGTCGCCAAACACACAGCCAATTTTTCTTTCGTCTCGGAGGTTTCCAATGAGAACACGCGGGGTGGTCGTCACATCGCTGATCGTTTTGGCGCTATGGGCTTGCAGCGACGGGAATTCGCGTGATGTTTCGGGGCAGGCTCCCACGGAGCTAGCCAATGAGAAAAATGTGGACGAGGCGCGCATCGGAAGCACGCCGACACAGGGGCTCCTTGCGGATGGTGGCGCGGACGATTCCGATCCGATGACGCACATCAATTATCTCGCAAGCGATGAGCTTCGCGGACGCAATGCGCCGTCGGCGGACTTCGATAAGGCCGCGACGTACGTGACGGATCTCGTCAAGAAGTACGGATTGACCGGCCCCAACCCGGGTGATTCGAACGGGGCGTATGCGCAGTCGTTCCAGCAAGGCGCATTGGCGGCGGATCTCACGCCGGAAGGGAAGGCAGCGGCCCACGTGCATAGCCGCGACACCCGCGAGCCGTCGTCGTACGGCAGCTCGCAGTTCGAGCACGGGTTCTACATCGATCCGAAATCGTCGTCGCCCGAGGCGAGCGCACTCGCCGCGCGCTCCGATGCCGTTCTCGCGGGCAACACGCACAACGTGCTCGGGCTCCTGGAAGGGACCGGCCCGAAGAAGAGCGAAGTTATCGTCGCCATGGCGCACCTCGATCACCTCGGCGTGAGCTCGGGCGGCGCGGTGTACAACGGCGCCGACGACAATGCTTCGGGAAGCGGTGTTCTCCTTTCCTTGGTACCGCTGCTCGCGCAAGCCAAGGCCAATGGCGAATTGAATCGCTCGATCCTGTTCATCTGGACGGCGGCCGAGGAAGATGGCCTGGTCGGGTCGAAGTATTTCGTCGACCATCCCATCTCGGGCATCGGGCTCTCGCAGATCGTGGGCGTCGTCAACATGGATATGGTCGGGCGCTGGGACGATCAACGCATCAGCGTGATCGATACCAAGTCGGATGGATCGACGAGTTACCTCTCCGGGTTGCTCACACAAGCGAACAACGCGCTTCCGGACCCGTTCGATCGCATCAACCACGACATTGCGGCCTACGCGCGGCGTCAGGATGGTGCATCCTTCTACGACAAGAACGAGGACGTTCTCTTCGTCTTCGAAGGTCTGAGCAATCCGTCCGGCGGCGGCGATCTGAATGCCGACTACCACAGGACCACCGACGATACGGCGAAGATCATTTCCGAAAACGGTGGCAACAAACCGCGCCGCGTCCGCGATCTGCTGAAAGGCACCATCAAGCTCGCCGCGAACGCGGACATCGGCGGAGGCCCGACGTGCACGGGCACCTCGTACTCGGGCACCCTGAGCGGGACGGGCACGCAGGCGTATCAGCCAAGCGCCGATGGCTACGACAGCACGGTCTCGGGAACGCATGGTGCGAAGCTCGTGGGCCCGGGCGGTACGGATTTCGATCTGTACTTGCAGAAGTGGAACGGCACGGCGTGGAGCCAGGTGAGCAAGTCCGACGGTTCCACCTCGAACGAGAGCATTTCCTATCCGGGTACGGCAGGCAAGTACCGTTGGCGCGTCTATTCGTACAGCGGCAGCGGCGACTACACGCTTTGCACGCAGCGGCCGTGAATCCGTAGAATCGAATCGATCCGCACGCGGGCGAATCCACGTGCGGATCGATGTTCCGTGAAGCTCGCCGGCCGGCCCTATGGCGTCGCGCGTGGGGCGTCCGGCTGGAGCTCGGCGTGGGCGCGCGCGAAAACGTCGAGCTCGTAGCACGCTTTCTCGATGCGCGAGAGCGTCTTGAATGCGTCGGTATCGACGCCAAAGCGGCGCGCGTGGAAAAGCTGCGGCACGATGCACACGTCGGCCAAGGTCGGTGCGTCACCAAAGGCAAATGGGCCGGCGTTCGATTGCACCATCGCCTCGACCGCGGTGAGTCCGCCTCCAATCCAATGCCGGCACCAGGCGTTTTCGTCCGTGCCCAGCACATCGCGCACGTAAAGTCGCACGGCGGTATTCGCGAGCGGCTGAATACCCGAGTTGATCGTCTCCGCGATCTGGCGCACACGCGCACGCTCCGCGCGGCCCACGGGCAAGAGGCGCGGCAACGGAAAGCGCTCCTCGAGGTACTCCGCAATGACCAGCGACTGCCCGATGTGCAGCAGCGTCCCGTCTTCCTCGTGCAATTCGAGGAGGGGCACCTGCCGCATGGGGTTACGCTTCACGTAATCCGGGCGATTCTGCTCGCCACCGTTCTCCAGCAGATTCACCGCACGGTATTCGTAGGCGAGGCCTTTTAGACCAAGCATGAGCCGAGCGCGCCATGTGGCGCTGCTTCTCCAAAAGCCATAAAGAATCATGGGTACCTCATACCGCCCGCGTCTGTAGTGCCGATGCTTCGGAGAATGAACCCTCTCGACGTGGCAGTTGGCCGCAGCGGTTTCTTTTGTCTCATCGGCGATTGCCCAGGATGGCGCGGAAAAACGGCGCCGACTTTGGTGGCATGCACGATGCTCTAGCGGGGCACGGAGGAGGCGACATGCCGAACACATCGCAAACCCACGAGCCCGCGAAGAAAACGGCACCGCAAACCCAACAGGGCAAAGGCGGTGAACAACCGAACACCGGCGCATCGCCGGACACGCCGAATCAAGAACCCAATGAGGGCGAAGGCAGCCGTACGGGCGCTCGCCAGTACGACGCCGCCACCGAAAAATACATCCAATCGGGTCGGGTGGAAAAGGCCGCGAAGGAGGCCAAGCGCGCCGTCGAAGGGCCCGAAGGCGAGGAGCTCCGCGCGGCCGAACGCGAAGGCCGCGGTCGTGCGAAGGGTGACGACGACTGACCCTTGGCTATGGAACGCCTCGCATGGCAACGAGTCGCTTGTAATAGAGGCGGCTTCGAGCGGTGGGATCGGTTGGACGCGCCCAGTTCCAGCCGATCGCCTCCCAATCGGGATCATCCGGATCCATACCGAGCGCCTCCACGAACGACCGACCCGTGACCATGAAGTGGCGTTTGTAGGCGAGTAGGTAATGCCGGGGATGATCCGGCAGACTTCTCTGCGCGGCAAGGGCCTCTTCGTAGGAAGCGAACCATGGACTCAGGATGCTGCTGGCATTCCTTCCATGGAGAAGCGTCCCGAAGTCGACTCCTTCCGCATCCCCGCTGAGGATGTTGCGCGCGCGCTCCCAGCTTGCGAAGCCGCACTCGCGCGCGACGACGCTGAGGCAATGCTTTCGACGAAAGGCTTCTGCCTTCGCCAGCAGCAACGCATCGTCCGCACGGCGCAGCTCGGGCAAGACGCGCAGGCGCGCAAGCGCATCTCCGTCCCTCGACTCGAGCTGCGCGTGCAGGATGTCTGCGCGTATCTTCAGCTCCTGGACAGGGTCCATCTTGCCGACCCCCGGCGTGGCCCTCCCACGCATCACGGTGCCTCCACGTTGGCGAGGTATCTCGGCGGTGGTTGCCTGGGCAGCTGCTCCATGAAACCGAGTCGATCGATGATCTGCCAATGGCCTGCGACGCGGCCACCTCGAATTTCGTAGAACGTCTGCCCCGTGAATCTCATGTGCTTGCCGGTCGCCGCGATTTCGCGAAGAGGACCGGCAAGCGTCCCCTCGGCGCTCCACCGTACCGCGACACGATCCTCGGCCGCGAAGATGTCG
It includes:
- a CDS encoding M20 family metallopeptidase, whose product is MSMLNVEHARDSAERIWEDEIVPQLTEYIRIPNKSPSFDPAWNEHGHMERAVALIERWCRAQPIPGLRVEVLRLPNRTPLIFMEIPASADQSQGKAEGIEDTVLLYGHLDKQPEFTGWREGLGPWTPVREGDRLYGRGGADDGYSSFAALTALRLLSEQKVPHARCVVVIEASEESGSHDLPAYIETLGNRIGQPSLVICLDSGCGNYEQLWSTTSLRGYIGGTLTVRVLTEGVHSGSASGIVPSTFRIARQLLSRIEDEKTGRVLLDALYTEIPQARRAQAEAVANVLGDEVWTQFPWAEGAHAVTNDRAEALLAHTWAPALSVTGAAGLPPLENAGNVLRPVTQLKLSMRIPPRVDPTSALRALRSELERDPPYGAQVRLEAESGASGWSAPETAPWLTHAMDEASLAFFGKPSLAMGEGGTIPFMAMLGEKFPKAQFVITGVLGPQSNAHGPNEFLHLPTAKKVSCAVASILAAHATR
- a CDS encoding alpha/beta fold hydrolase: MLRMRICLMILWACIAFLADARPAAAESEGPHASQTDLDAVYTLEHFVPVGPGRKVHMTEKFTLRSWLRYPRRAVLMLPGPIVKASFYDLHTDGYSFQSDLAQAGFFAFAIDYEGSGESTSPPDGRSVTHEFLVDEGRRVLEAVRRLRGVARVDVHGQSIGGAVASELCEDATRTRTCVLSSMLYRTPSEFFKKVFLDPAFIAFLEGQPNGYLPTTPSFYSINIVTRSPAPVADEILATQPGPYPVMTVLRPAYGLPWFDPTRAKVPGLIVQGTLDTIPAATDPEDLRAAYGTRGGGNAKLVWISGGGHIPLIENAPFHIEYKTAVLDFLDSH
- a CDS encoding glutathione S-transferase family protein, with the translated sequence MLKLYGFAPTRSIRVLWMLRELGLEFEYVNVDLRSGEARRPEFLELNPAAKVPVLADGDLVLTESVAIVLYLAEKHPEKGFLPVELRERAEVHRWLLFTATELEQPLWRISKHRVLYPPEKRIAAEISNAGDDFKAMAAVLDEHMASRAFVAGSHVTVADFVLAYTLDWANEVQLLDTYPRLRDYMERMYRRPAAPPRIAQAFAGVPSPATSSKS
- a CDS encoding ester cyclase, which produces MSERNQRKTRAEVIISELYELVWNRGNYDAIDGLVAPRYTLHSDPGDPWEGKSLDRDTYRARVQYSRSAFPDLEFFIYDIFAAEDRVAVRWSAEGTLAGPLREIAATGKHMRFTGQTFYEIRGGRVAGHWQIIDRLGFMEQLPRQPPPRYLANVEAP
- a CDS encoding M28 family peptidase is translated as MRTRGVVVTSLIVLALWACSDGNSRDVSGQAPTELANEKNVDEARIGSTPTQGLLADGGADDSDPMTHINYLASDELRGRNAPSADFDKAATYVTDLVKKYGLTGPNPGDSNGAYAQSFQQGALAADLTPEGKAAAHVHSRDTREPSSYGSSQFEHGFYIDPKSSSPEASALAARSDAVLAGNTHNVLGLLEGTGPKKSEVIVAMAHLDHLGVSSGGAVYNGADDNASGSGVLLSLVPLLAQAKANGELNRSILFIWTAAEEDGLVGSKYFVDHPISGIGLSQIVGVVNMDMVGRWDDQRISVIDTKSDGSTSYLSGLLTQANNALPDPFDRINHDIAAYARRQDGASFYDKNEDVLFVFEGLSNPSGGGDLNADYHRTTDDTAKIISENGGNKPRRVRDLLKGTIKLAANADIGGGPTCTGTSYSGTLSGTGTQAYQPSADGYDSTVSGTHGAKLVGPGGTDFDLYLQKWNGTAWSQVSKSDGSTSNESISYPGTAGKYRWRVYSYSGSGDYTLCTQRP
- the maiA gene encoding maleylacetoacetate isomerase, giving the protein MILYGFWRSSATWRARLMLGLKGLAYEYRAVNLLENGGEQNRPDYVKRNPMRQVPLLELHEEDGTLLHIGQSLVIAEYLEERFPLPRLLPVGRAERARVRQIAETINSGIQPLANTAVRLYVRDVLGTDENAWCRHWIGGGLTAVEAMVQSNAGPFAFGDAPTLADVCIVPQLFHARRFGVDTDAFKTLSRIEKACYELDVFARAHAELQPDAPRATP
- a CDS encoding cupin domain-containing protein, translated to MSDEKNRAPVIRPAGAGRAYAMGPVHAVFKADGEETRGQYSISEWWLEPYTRGPGAHMHEEDDVFFVIEGTMSFFVGGAWIDAPKGSLVIAPGGTPHDFENRTGERAGALNFSVPGDFEPHMEGIAEWFRARSAAESRTENAPSDT